The genomic stretch AAGATCACTACTGGTTCATTTAGGGCAACCGCACACGTTTCTTAACAATTAACGAGATTTAGACAGCGACTATGTTTAAGGCACTTAGGACATCCTTAAGATAGTTATTGTTCCAGCCAGCTTTAAGACGTTTAGTCTTGACCCCGACCTTACTAGTTTTATCTCTTGACAACAAATTTAAACTGATATGACGTATAACAGCTAAGTTTTCGGCAATATAGCCTCGACAGGATTGAGAAGCATCCTCATTAAAGCCAACATCGAGAATCCAATGTAGTCGATTTTCAATACTCCAGTGATTTCTGACAGATTGGGAAAATCTGTGGACATCACTCTCAAGACTAAGCAGATAGTATCGCTGTTCAGTAGAAATAGTTCCATTTATAATTCGATCTGATTCAACCATACCAATACTTTTCAAACCTATCCATTTCTCCGCACCAATTAAGTATTCGGTATTACCCATTGTCCAATAGCGACGGGTTTCAATGCGCCCATGTCCTTTCTCAACCGTTTCATAGAACTGATGTTCAATATTTTTGAAGTTCTGTTCTCGTGCAGAGGTAAATAGTTCACGCACATCTTTATGGAGATTACCTTGATTGCCTTTCAGCGCTAACACATAATCTGCTCCCTCTTCGATGATTGTTTTCGCGATTTCGGTCTGACATCCCATTGCATCTATGCTCACCACTGAACCTCGTATCGCTAACATTTTTAGCAATGATGGAATCGCTGTTATTTCATTGGATTTCTCGTCTACTTTTTTCTGTCCCAATACCAAATGTTGTGATGCTGACCACACACTCACCATATGAATCAGACTACGTGAATTTCCTGATCCCTTTGCCCCTCTCAGAGTTTTGCCATCTATGTTAATCAATTCTCCATCGGTTGATTTATGGACTGCTTCCATCCAACTAATAAAGCTTTTTTGCAATTCTTCTGGCTTTAGTCTCGCAAATAATCTCTCGAATGTATCTACTGATGGTATGCCGTTGGCTAATTCCAAAAATGTCTTTAACCATTCTTCTTTCTCTTTGCCATATTCGGCGATTGCGATGAAATTATCAGCTCCACAGATCACTGCACAAATCGTGATTATCAATATGTCGAGCAGCTTATGCAGGATACCGTGTGCTGCTCTGGGATCTTGCAAGTTCCCAAAGTGGGTTTCGATTAATCCGATGGGGTTGACTGTATCTAGCATTTTGGGCTGCTCATTCTAAATATTCTCTATTCTCTCGTTTCTACCTTTTTCTCCTTGTTAAAAATGCTTACTAGTTTGTTAAGAAACGTGTGCGGTTGCCCTACTGGTTCATTACTATCTGATGACCGATGCTATGTCAAACTCCGAGACTTGTTCGCTCCCTTTGGTATCAATTTTGGAGAATTTCAAGGCGGGGAAAATCCATTTGTTAATTTGCTTTCTGATAAGTTCAGACCTAAGTTTTTAGCTGATTCACCTCTGATTTCAGGATTTCCCACGGTTGATATCTTTTTAAATCGTCCTATTGACTCAGATGGAATTCCTGTTGGCGATGCTCGAACTCCTATTCAGCCATTTATGGGAGGTATTTTAATTGACAACTTAACCCATGTGCTAATTGCTGACTTTTGCAGTGAGCTTGGAATTTCTCTAACATTTGATGCATCTATTCCTGCAATACATTTAATATTCTAGTATTTTTATTTTGGATTGCCTTAAATAGGTGTTTAGGGCAATCTAATTGAGCTAATTGAGAATGTATCAAGATAATCTACTTCTTTTACTGAATTCTAAATATGGAGTGAGTATGTCAACTGTGCGTTTCAACAGTATTTCCCAAGCAGTTGAAGATTTTAAAAAGACTCATAGCATTTTTGCTCTTGGTTCACTTTTTCAGCTTTTGAGAATTGGTATGTTTCGGTGGGAAGTTGAAAATATTTTAGGAGAGCCAACCGAAAATCCACAGCCAATCGTTAACAATTCCAACTTCTATGCAATTGCCGATTTGGGTACTAAGTCACATATCTATTTGATCATGTCATTTGATGGAAAAGATAACACAAGAATGGAAACAGATCGACTTTTGTCATTTGTGTTATTTCCGATCAATGAGTAGTTATTAGGTAGAAGGTGTTGTGTAGCGGATGTTAGAGGAGTTTCTAATCATAAATAGAAACTGAAAGGTGATGGGATTAAAATTCTACGATAAACTATTCTATTCTTTTAAAATTCCAAATACTCAAAGGAGAATCAAAATGTCTACAGATTATATTGTATTTATTCATGGCGTTAATGTTCGCGATGAAGAAGCTTATAAGAAACAAGCTAACCAGATGTTTCAGAAAATCAGTGATACCATTAACAATCCATCACGAACCTTAAAACTCGTCACCTTATTCTGGGGCGATGTGGCGAGACTTTCAACCAATACTCTTCTAAATGACTTACAGGCATCTCCACAATATGATAAATTTTGGTTTAAAAACTTGAGGAATGACCAGTTTCTTCCATTTGTAGGTGATGCAGCTTTATACCTCAGCAGATTTGTTAGTTCCGAAATTGTCCAGAAAATTGCTGTTCAAGCAATAAAAGGAATTGGGCTATCACTTGAAGAACTTGCATCTCTACCCGATAGCAATAAAGGAGATCGTCTCCACCTTGTTACCCATAGCTGGGGAACTGTTGTTTTATTTGACATCTTGTTTGCCTCTCGATGGGATAACGATATTGCCGAAAAAAATTCTCGCCAACTGGTTGAGAACATACGCCGTGGATTTTTTGGTGTTGGCACTGGCGAAGAAAAAAATTACGGGATTCCATTGGCTAGCATTCATACTATGGGTTCTCCAATTGCTTTATTCAATTTAATAAATATTGGTAGTCAAAGTTCATTTGATTTTACTCCAAAACTTAAGGAGTTCTTGGAAGCACTTCAGACCAAAACAAATAAGCCTCTTCCTTGGAAAAACTATGCTCATCCTGGCGATCCCATAGCATATCCATTGGAAAGCATTATCCCAAAACTCTTATTAGATCCCAAGGAAAATCTGGTTGATATTGAAGACATCATGAGTCCAACTAGTTGGCTTGGTAATTTGGCAGGACAATCTATTCTACCTATCATTAATGGTGGTACAGCTCACGGAAGTTATTGGACAGAGACTAAAGTTGCCAAGAAGATTGGCGAAGTTATTAGATCAACTCAGAACTAAATTATTAAACAAACTTGTGATGGATTGTCTCATGAATAATAGTGCTATAGAGCGATCGCTATTACAAAGTCTGACTATGTGAATCATTGTGAGACAACTAACACTCATGAAGAGATTCTTGCGATCACCCTTTTAATTCTGACATTTTAACAAAAGCAAGGAAATATAGCGATCGCCACTAAACCATGATTTATGGAATAGGCGATCGCCATCTCCTCAAAAAATTTCTAAAATCAAATTATTCCAGATTGCAAAATCTGATTTTCGGTTAGGCTTAATTCTGTACAGTTTGGCAAGATCAAGAGATCGCTATTTGCTCCATTTTAAAGAGATCGCCTATTAGCCCGTGATCGTCATCCCAAACTTTTTACTACTTGGATTCGATCTACTGGGGATTATATCTGCTGTCCATTACTTATCAATCAATATGCGAATATGAATGGTGTCAGTGCTAAGTACCACTCACATTCAGCAATAATACTAAATAACCCAAGTTGCTACCTATTAAAAATCGGCTCAAAACAAGTTAA from Pseudanabaena sp. Chao 1811 encodes the following:
- a CDS encoding ISAs1 family transposase → MLDTVNPIGLIETHFGNLQDPRAAHGILHKLLDILIITICAVICGADNFIAIAEYGKEKEEWLKTFLELANGIPSVDTFERLFARLKPEELQKSFISWMEAVHKSTDGELINIDGKTLRGAKGSGNSRSLIHMVSVWSASQHLVLGQKKVDEKSNEITAIPSLLKMLAIRGSVVSIDAMGCQTEIAKTIIEEGADYVLALKGNQGNLHKDVRELFTSAREQNFKNIEHQFYETVEKGHGRIETRRYWTMGNTEYLIGAEKWIGLKSIGMVESDRIINGTISTEQRYYLLSLESDVHRFSQSVRNHWSIENRLHWILDVGFNEDASQSCRGYIAENLAVIRHISLNLLSRDKTSKVGVKTKRLKAGWNNNYLKDVLSALNIVAV